A genomic segment from Cyprinus carpio isolate SPL01 chromosome A4, ASM1834038v1, whole genome shotgun sequence encodes:
- the LOC109062039 gene encoding forkhead box protein M1-like isoform X1, whose protein sequence is MRESPRRPIILKRRKLPFQKSESDVGCDEADGARRKTTPTPSTARCFPDGIRMMDHPTMPDTQVVVIPKAADLQSVISALTAKGKECGPRGRNKFILLSGSTSALGCLSTEPRDELEKVKKETECFPLDDSLTNIQWLGKMSSDGLGSESNQKCTNKDNPSDCLQQSTAPEKEKDPLSERPPYSYMAMIQFAINSKKNRHMTLKEIYNWIEDHFPYFRNVAKPGWKNSIRHNLSLHDMFVRETSPDGKISYWTIRPEANRCLTLDQVYKPLVDPVTPTCPQITQVGFKQQQKRGPPELKKAIPTTERKMKPLLPRTDSYLVPIQLPLGQSLFLPSSSPATLATPPHAQSSSTLSSSGASKRVRIAPKVSQSDVSSVMLCASTSQDIKEEPVSVSVTPEASAAPPPKTRHRENSSSRRKQRLVLPATEEPVLLYPDSTLFDSGVVSDASTFQDTQDPETQSTCKPDPDSPNREYAFKTPIKSSHPSSSTPSKFPTVLEPWRITPVGKGGVLDFSPIRTPSGPQLTPQRHEHTPLSFNSTPFKELALFSSPRELLTCSRPSPRRCTPTCSRELLQVGAANRSLTEGLVLDTMNDSLSKILVDISFPNLEDDDLGMANISWSQFIPELK, encoded by the exons ATGAGAGAGAGCCCGAGGAGACCCATCATCCTGAAGAGGAGGAAGCTGCCCTTCCAGAAGAGTGAGTCTGATGTAGGGTGCGATGAGGCTGATGGGGCGCGCCGCAAGACCACCCCGACCCCGTCCACCGCCCGCTGCTTCCCTGATGGCATCCGCATGATGGACCACCCCACCATGCCGGACACTCAAGTGGTGGTGATCCCGAAAGCAGCCGATCTGCAGAGCGTCATCAGCGCACTGACGGCCAAAGGGAAGGAGTGCGGGCCTCGGGGCCGAAACAAGTTCATCCTGCTCAGCGGCAGCACCAGTGCCCTCGGGTGTTTATCTACAGAACCTAGGGATGAGCTTGAGAAAG TGAAAAAGGAGACGGAGTGCTTCCCGCTGGATGACAGTCTGACAAACATCCAGTGGCTGGGAAAAATGAGCTCTGATGGGCTTGGATCAGAGTCAAACCAAAAATGCACCAACAAGGACAATCCAAGTGACTGTCTTCAG cAGTCCACAGCTCCAGAAAAGGAGAAGGACCCTCTGTCTGAGAGACCACCATATTCCTACATGGCTATGATCCAGTTTGCTATCAACAGCAAGAAGAACCGACACATGACCCTGAAAGAAATTTACAACTGGATCGAAGACCACTTTCCGTACTTCCGAAATGTTGCCAAACCTGGATGGAAG aatTCCATACGTCATAATCTCTCACTGCATGACATGTTCGTCCGGGAGACGTCTCCCGATGGCAAGATCTCCTATTGGACGATTCGACCGGAAGCAAACCGCTGTCTCACTTTGGACCAGGTCTACAAG CCTTTGGTTGACCCAGTGACCCCCACTTGCCCTCAGATCACACAAGTTGGTTTCAAACAA caaCAGAAGAGAGGTCCTCCGGAGCTGAAGAAAGCCATACCCACCACAG AGAGGAAGATGAAGCCGCTTCTGCCTCGGACGGACTCATACCTGGTTCCCATCCAGCTTCCTCTGGGTCAGTCACTCTTCCTGCCCTCCTCCAGTCCCGCGACTCTCGCCACTCCTCCACACGCTCAGAGCTCTTCCACTCTCAGCTCCAGCGGTGCGAGCAAGAGGGTCCGGATTGCCCCTAAG GTCTCTCAGAGTGACGTGAGCTCTGTGATGCTGTGTGCATCCACCTCTCAGGATATAAAGGAGGAgcctgtgagtgtgtctgtgactCCTGAGGCGTCTGCGGCTCCGCCCCCCAAAACCAGACACCGAGAAAACAGCAGCTCCCGCCGCAAACAGCGTCTAGTCCTGCCAGCCACCGAGGAGCCCGTCCTGCTCTACCCCGACAGCACTCTCTTCGACTCGGGCGTGGTCTCCGACGCCTCCACCTTCCAAGACACTCAAGATCCAGAGACCCAGTCCACCTGTAAACCCGACCCCGACAGCCCGAACAGAGAATACGCTTTTAAAACGCCCATCAAGAGCAGCCACCCTTCCTCATCCACTCCCAGTAAGTTTCCCACAGTCCTGGAGCCCTGGAGGATCACTCCTGTCGGAAAGGGAGGCGTGCTGGACTTCAGCCCCATCCGTACGCCCAGCGGGCCACAGCTTACCCCGCAACGGCACGAACACACGCCTCTCAGCTTCAACAGCACGCCTTTCAAAGAGCTGGCGCTCTTCAGCTCCCCTCGAGAGCTGCTCACCTGCTCCAGACCCTCTCCTAGACGCTGCACTCCGACCTGCTCCAGAGAGCTGCTGCAAGTGGGCGCCGCCAACCGCTCTCTCACTGAAGGCCTCGTCCTGGATACCATGAACGACAGCCTGAGTAAAATCCTAGTGGATATCAGCTTCCCCAACCTGGAGGATGATGATCTCGGCATGGCAAACATCAGCTGGTCCCAATTTATCCCGGAGCTCAAGTGA
- the LOC109062039 gene encoding forkhead box protein M1-like isoform X2, translated as MRESPRRPIILKRRKLPFQKSESDVGCDEADGARRKTTPTPSTARCFPDGIRMMDHPTMPDTQVVVIPKAADLQSVISALTAKGKECGPRGRNKFILLSGSTSALGCLSTEPRDELEKVKKETECFPLDDSLTNIQWLGKMSSDGLGSESNQKCTNKDNPSDCLQSTAPEKEKDPLSERPPYSYMAMIQFAINSKKNRHMTLKEIYNWIEDHFPYFRNVAKPGWKNSIRHNLSLHDMFVRETSPDGKISYWTIRPEANRCLTLDQVYKPLVDPVTPTCPQITQVGFKQQQKRGPPELKKAIPTTERKMKPLLPRTDSYLVPIQLPLGQSLFLPSSSPATLATPPHAQSSSTLSSSGASKRVRIAPKVSQSDVSSVMLCASTSQDIKEEPVSVSVTPEASAAPPPKTRHRENSSSRRKQRLVLPATEEPVLLYPDSTLFDSGVVSDASTFQDTQDPETQSTCKPDPDSPNREYAFKTPIKSSHPSSSTPSKFPTVLEPWRITPVGKGGVLDFSPIRTPSGPQLTPQRHEHTPLSFNSTPFKELALFSSPRELLTCSRPSPRRCTPTCSRELLQVGAANRSLTEGLVLDTMNDSLSKILVDISFPNLEDDDLGMANISWSQFIPELK; from the exons ATGAGAGAGAGCCCGAGGAGACCCATCATCCTGAAGAGGAGGAAGCTGCCCTTCCAGAAGAGTGAGTCTGATGTAGGGTGCGATGAGGCTGATGGGGCGCGCCGCAAGACCACCCCGACCCCGTCCACCGCCCGCTGCTTCCCTGATGGCATCCGCATGATGGACCACCCCACCATGCCGGACACTCAAGTGGTGGTGATCCCGAAAGCAGCCGATCTGCAGAGCGTCATCAGCGCACTGACGGCCAAAGGGAAGGAGTGCGGGCCTCGGGGCCGAAACAAGTTCATCCTGCTCAGCGGCAGCACCAGTGCCCTCGGGTGTTTATCTACAGAACCTAGGGATGAGCTTGAGAAAG TGAAAAAGGAGACGGAGTGCTTCCCGCTGGATGACAGTCTGACAAACATCCAGTGGCTGGGAAAAATGAGCTCTGATGGGCTTGGATCAGAGTCAAACCAAAAATGCACCAACAAGGACAATCCAAGTGACTGTCTTCAG TCCACAGCTCCAGAAAAGGAGAAGGACCCTCTGTCTGAGAGACCACCATATTCCTACATGGCTATGATCCAGTTTGCTATCAACAGCAAGAAGAACCGACACATGACCCTGAAAGAAATTTACAACTGGATCGAAGACCACTTTCCGTACTTCCGAAATGTTGCCAAACCTGGATGGAAG aatTCCATACGTCATAATCTCTCACTGCATGACATGTTCGTCCGGGAGACGTCTCCCGATGGCAAGATCTCCTATTGGACGATTCGACCGGAAGCAAACCGCTGTCTCACTTTGGACCAGGTCTACAAG CCTTTGGTTGACCCAGTGACCCCCACTTGCCCTCAGATCACACAAGTTGGTTTCAAACAA caaCAGAAGAGAGGTCCTCCGGAGCTGAAGAAAGCCATACCCACCACAG AGAGGAAGATGAAGCCGCTTCTGCCTCGGACGGACTCATACCTGGTTCCCATCCAGCTTCCTCTGGGTCAGTCACTCTTCCTGCCCTCCTCCAGTCCCGCGACTCTCGCCACTCCTCCACACGCTCAGAGCTCTTCCACTCTCAGCTCCAGCGGTGCGAGCAAGAGGGTCCGGATTGCCCCTAAG GTCTCTCAGAGTGACGTGAGCTCTGTGATGCTGTGTGCATCCACCTCTCAGGATATAAAGGAGGAgcctgtgagtgtgtctgtgactCCTGAGGCGTCTGCGGCTCCGCCCCCCAAAACCAGACACCGAGAAAACAGCAGCTCCCGCCGCAAACAGCGTCTAGTCCTGCCAGCCACCGAGGAGCCCGTCCTGCTCTACCCCGACAGCACTCTCTTCGACTCGGGCGTGGTCTCCGACGCCTCCACCTTCCAAGACACTCAAGATCCAGAGACCCAGTCCACCTGTAAACCCGACCCCGACAGCCCGAACAGAGAATACGCTTTTAAAACGCCCATCAAGAGCAGCCACCCTTCCTCATCCACTCCCAGTAAGTTTCCCACAGTCCTGGAGCCCTGGAGGATCACTCCTGTCGGAAAGGGAGGCGTGCTGGACTTCAGCCCCATCCGTACGCCCAGCGGGCCACAGCTTACCCCGCAACGGCACGAACACACGCCTCTCAGCTTCAACAGCACGCCTTTCAAAGAGCTGGCGCTCTTCAGCTCCCCTCGAGAGCTGCTCACCTGCTCCAGACCCTCTCCTAGACGCTGCACTCCGACCTGCTCCAGAGAGCTGCTGCAAGTGGGCGCCGCCAACCGCTCTCTCACTGAAGGCCTCGTCCTGGATACCATGAACGACAGCCTGAGTAAAATCCTAGTGGATATCAGCTTCCCCAACCTGGAGGATGATGATCTCGGCATGGCAAACATCAGCTGGTCCCAATTTATCCCGGAGCTCAAGTGA
- the LOC109060302 gene encoding LYR motif-containing protein 5A: protein MSNPLRGEVIRLYKNLLYLGREYPKGTAYFRERLKGAFMKNKDVTDPEKIKQLVDRGEFVIKELEALYFLRKYRAMKKRYYEPEH from the exons ATGAGTAATCCACTGAGAGGAGAAGTTATAAGATTGTACAAAAAT CTTCTGTATCTTGGACGGGAATATCCGAAAGGCACTGCATACTTCAGGGAGCGACTGAAAGGAGCTTTCATGAAGAACAAAGATGTCACCGATCCTGAGAAAATCAAACAGCTGGTTGACCGTGGAGAGTTTGTGATCAAAGAACTCGAGGCGCTCTACTTCCTCAGGAAATACAGAGCGATGAAGAAACGCTACTATGAACCAGAGCATTAG
- the LOC109060301 gene encoding ubl carboxyl-terminal hydrolase 18-like, which translates to MGTNLSRMAHLLYKRSVSLDYEVRGLINYKLSCCVNALLQSFSATTELLDILNKWHPSDGIDKNNVPLQLKNTLEAMRDKSYPAPHKDFLNCLYRQAIQRFTQQDADEIFHIILSLSKKQIADAALAQEISSLYEIKVETQVGCLNCKFIQRMPNSLFSLPLAICERENSLESCINSFFQPQMLTDSEVVYCDKCEKKQPSTYVVKLVSLPPILCVHLKRFRNDEGFTRKLYEKVTFPETFSTAIFAAGQSENADCLKANEDYSLYAVVVHMGTITSGHYTAFISSNQGWYYADDSCVQPSTWTDVQGTYGGYHQRYRETAYLLLYRKNCRNSSG; encoded by the exons ATGGGGACGAACTTGAGTAGAATGGCTCATCTACTATACAAACGCTCTGTATCTTTGGATTATG AAGTGAGAGGCCTTATAAACTACAAGCTGTCCTGCTGTGTAAATGCTCTGCTTCAGTCTTTTTCTGCCACCACTGAACTACTGGACATACTGAACAA atggCATCCATCAGATGGGATTGATAAGAATAACGTCCCATTGCAATTGAAGAATACCCTGGAAGCCATGAGGGATAAATCGTATCCTGCTCCACACAAAGACTTCCTCAACTGCCTCTACCGTCAAGCCATCCAAC GATTCACTCAGCAGGATGCAGATGAAATATTCCACATCATCCTCAGTCTCAGTAAGAAACAGATAGCTGATGCTGCTCTG GCTCAGGAAATCAGCAGTCTCTATGAAATAAAGGTGGAGACACAGGTGGGGTGTTTAAATTGCAAATTCATCCAACGAATGCCCAACTCTCTTTTTAGCCTTCCTTTGGCGATCTGTGAAAGGGAAAACTCCTTG GAAAGCTGCATCAACTCTTTTTTCCAGCCACAAATGCTGACGGACAGTGAGGTGGTTTACTGTGACAAGTGTGAAAAAAAGCAGCCATCCACTTAT gTGGTGAAACTTGTCTCATTGCCTCCGATTCTGTGTGTCCACTTGAAAAGATTCAGAAACGATGAGGGCTTCACCAGGAAACTCTACGAAAAAGTCACCTTCCCTGAAACGTTTAGCACTGCCATTTTTGCTGCAGGACAATCAGAAAAT GCTGATTGTCTCAAGGCTAATGAGGATTACAGTCTCTATGCAGTAGTAGTGCATATGGGAACTATCACGTCTGGCCACTACACTGCTTTCATCAGTTCAAATCAGGGCTGGTATTACGCTGATGACAGCTGCGTGCAACCA TCCACATGGACAGATGTGCAGGGCACATATGGAGGGTACCATCAGCGCTATAG AGAGACAGCCTACCTGCTTCTGTATAGGAAGAATTGCCGGAATTCATCTGGATAA
- the LOC109062039 gene encoding forkhead box protein M1-like isoform X3, with product MRESPRRPIILKRRKLPFQKSESDVGCDEADGARRKTTPTPSTARCFPDGIRMMDHPTMPDTQVVVIPKAADLQSVISALTAKGKECGPRGRNKFILLSGSTSALGCLSTEPRDELEKVKKETECFPLDDSLTNIQWLGKMSSDGLGSESNQKCTNKDNPSDCLQQSTAPEKEKDPLSERPPYSYMAMIQFAINSKKNRHMTLKEIYNWIEDHFPYFRNVAKPGWKNSIRHNLSLHDMFVRETSPDGKISYWTIRPEANRCLTLDQVYKQQKRGPPELKKAIPTTERKMKPLLPRTDSYLVPIQLPLGQSLFLPSSSPATLATPPHAQSSSTLSSSGASKRVRIAPKVSQSDVSSVMLCASTSQDIKEEPVSVSVTPEASAAPPPKTRHRENSSSRRKQRLVLPATEEPVLLYPDSTLFDSGVVSDASTFQDTQDPETQSTCKPDPDSPNREYAFKTPIKSSHPSSSTPSKFPTVLEPWRITPVGKGGVLDFSPIRTPSGPQLTPQRHEHTPLSFNSTPFKELALFSSPRELLTCSRPSPRRCTPTCSRELLQVGAANRSLTEGLVLDTMNDSLSKILVDISFPNLEDDDLGMANISWSQFIPELK from the exons ATGAGAGAGAGCCCGAGGAGACCCATCATCCTGAAGAGGAGGAAGCTGCCCTTCCAGAAGAGTGAGTCTGATGTAGGGTGCGATGAGGCTGATGGGGCGCGCCGCAAGACCACCCCGACCCCGTCCACCGCCCGCTGCTTCCCTGATGGCATCCGCATGATGGACCACCCCACCATGCCGGACACTCAAGTGGTGGTGATCCCGAAAGCAGCCGATCTGCAGAGCGTCATCAGCGCACTGACGGCCAAAGGGAAGGAGTGCGGGCCTCGGGGCCGAAACAAGTTCATCCTGCTCAGCGGCAGCACCAGTGCCCTCGGGTGTTTATCTACAGAACCTAGGGATGAGCTTGAGAAAG TGAAAAAGGAGACGGAGTGCTTCCCGCTGGATGACAGTCTGACAAACATCCAGTGGCTGGGAAAAATGAGCTCTGATGGGCTTGGATCAGAGTCAAACCAAAAATGCACCAACAAGGACAATCCAAGTGACTGTCTTCAG cAGTCCACAGCTCCAGAAAAGGAGAAGGACCCTCTGTCTGAGAGACCACCATATTCCTACATGGCTATGATCCAGTTTGCTATCAACAGCAAGAAGAACCGACACATGACCCTGAAAGAAATTTACAACTGGATCGAAGACCACTTTCCGTACTTCCGAAATGTTGCCAAACCTGGATGGAAG aatTCCATACGTCATAATCTCTCACTGCATGACATGTTCGTCCGGGAGACGTCTCCCGATGGCAAGATCTCCTATTGGACGATTCGACCGGAAGCAAACCGCTGTCTCACTTTGGACCAGGTCTACAAG caaCAGAAGAGAGGTCCTCCGGAGCTGAAGAAAGCCATACCCACCACAG AGAGGAAGATGAAGCCGCTTCTGCCTCGGACGGACTCATACCTGGTTCCCATCCAGCTTCCTCTGGGTCAGTCACTCTTCCTGCCCTCCTCCAGTCCCGCGACTCTCGCCACTCCTCCACACGCTCAGAGCTCTTCCACTCTCAGCTCCAGCGGTGCGAGCAAGAGGGTCCGGATTGCCCCTAAG GTCTCTCAGAGTGACGTGAGCTCTGTGATGCTGTGTGCATCCACCTCTCAGGATATAAAGGAGGAgcctgtgagtgtgtctgtgactCCTGAGGCGTCTGCGGCTCCGCCCCCCAAAACCAGACACCGAGAAAACAGCAGCTCCCGCCGCAAACAGCGTCTAGTCCTGCCAGCCACCGAGGAGCCCGTCCTGCTCTACCCCGACAGCACTCTCTTCGACTCGGGCGTGGTCTCCGACGCCTCCACCTTCCAAGACACTCAAGATCCAGAGACCCAGTCCACCTGTAAACCCGACCCCGACAGCCCGAACAGAGAATACGCTTTTAAAACGCCCATCAAGAGCAGCCACCCTTCCTCATCCACTCCCAGTAAGTTTCCCACAGTCCTGGAGCCCTGGAGGATCACTCCTGTCGGAAAGGGAGGCGTGCTGGACTTCAGCCCCATCCGTACGCCCAGCGGGCCACAGCTTACCCCGCAACGGCACGAACACACGCCTCTCAGCTTCAACAGCACGCCTTTCAAAGAGCTGGCGCTCTTCAGCTCCCCTCGAGAGCTGCTCACCTGCTCCAGACCCTCTCCTAGACGCTGCACTCCGACCTGCTCCAGAGAGCTGCTGCAAGTGGGCGCCGCCAACCGCTCTCTCACTGAAGGCCTCGTCCTGGATACCATGAACGACAGCCTGAGTAAAATCCTAGTGGATATCAGCTTCCCCAACCTGGAGGATGATGATCTCGGCATGGCAAACATCAGCTGGTCCCAATTTATCCCGGAGCTCAAGTGA